A stretch of Lactuca sativa cultivar Salinas chromosome 6, Lsat_Salinas_v11, whole genome shotgun sequence DNA encodes these proteins:
- the LOC111885089 gene encoding sucrose synthase 7 — protein sequence MDLGIKDSLANALKQSRYHAKRCFDRFTSRGRRLVKPQELIYAIEKTIDDELERTKVLEGSLGQILRSTQEAVVIPPYVVLAIRGSPGRWDYLKVNADDVTVHAITPTQYLALKESIYDKDRLKSEDTVEVDFGAFDFCMPRLTLPSSIGNGFNYISKFTTSKLSGDLENAKPLLDYLLALNHRGEKLMINETLDTVSKLQKALIVADVYLSAHPKDEPCRTFEHKLKEWGFERGWGDSAERVKETMKMLSEILQAPDPCNMESFFSRLPVIFNVVIFSIHGYFGQSDVLGLPDTGGQVVYILDQVKALEEEILLRIKQQGLNAKPRILVVSRLIPEAQGTKCNEEMEPILNTMYSHILRVPFHTSKGILPQWVSRFDIYPYLERFAQDAASKVLEVMECKPDLILGNYTDGNIVASLMAKKFGVTQGTIAHALEKTKYEDSDINWKKFEKKYHFSCQFTADLISMNAADFIITSTYQEIAGSNKRPGQYETHAAFTMPGLCRVVSGINVFDPKFNIASPGAEQSVYFPITEKEKRLTSFHPAIEELLFNKEDNNEHMGYLVDRTKPIIFSMARLDTVKNITGLTEWFGKNKRLRSLVNLVVVAGFFDPSKSKDREEMAEIKKMHELIEKYKLKGQMRWIAAQNDRTRNGELYRCIADTKGAFVQPALYEAFGLTVIEAMNCGLPTFVTNQGGPAEIVVDGVSGFHIDPNNGDESSEKIADFFTKCKVDVEYWDQLSQAGLQRIYECYTWKIYANKVLNMGSMYGFWKQLNKENKQVKQRYIDILYDLQFKKLAKTIEIPNITTPVKTEPTKQRQQPKTDAPNEPPTVVAQEPVHPPRTMSSSRSMRLSSMTNAGKPLLVFVSVLIVVYASKNLYRYFK from the exons ATGGACTTGGGAATAAAAGATAGTTTGGCAAATGCATTGAAACAAAGCCGATATCATGCAAAAAGATGCTTTGATCG ctTTACGTCACGTGGGAGAAGATTAGTAAAACCCCAGGAATTGATTTACGCAATCGAGAAAACCATAGATGACGAGCTTGAAAGAACGAAGGTTTTGGAGGGTTCATTGGGTCAAATCTTGAGGTCCACACAG GAGGCCGTGGTAATTCCACCATATGTGGTATTGGCGATAAGAGGGAGTCCAGGACGTTGGGATTACTTGAAAGTCAATGCAGATGACGTCACAGTTCACGCCATTACACCTACACAATATCTGGCCCTTAAAGAGTCCATATACGATAAGGACCG GTTGAAGAGCGAAGACACAGTGGAGGTGGATTTCGGAGCGTTCGACTTTTGCATGCCTCGCCTAACCCTTCCTTCTTCTATCGGGAATGGATTCAACTACATTTCAAAGTTTACAACTTCAAAGCTTAGTGGGGATTTAGAGAATGCAAAGCCATTGCTTGACTACTTGCTAGCTTTAAATCATCGTGGAGAG AAGCTTATGATCAATGAGACATTAGATACAGTTTCGAAGCTCCAAAAGGCGTTGATTGTTGCGGATGTCTACTTATCTGCACACCCAAAAGACGAGCCATGTCGTACCTTTGAGCACAA GCTTAAAGAGTGGGGATTTGAGAGAGGATGGGGAGATAGTGCAGAAAGAGTTAAGGAGACAATGAAGATGCTTTCAGAGATTCTTCAAGCTCCAGATCCATGTAACATGGAATCATTCTTTAGCAGGCTTCCAGTTATATTCAACGTCGTTATCTTCTCCATTCATGGTTACTTTGGACAATCAGATGTTCTTGGATTGCCTGATACAGGAGGCCAG GTTGTTTACATTCTTGATCAAGTGAAAGCGCTAGAGGAAGAGATTTTACTACGAATAAAGCAGCAAGGGTTGAACGCAAAGCCTCGGATTCTTGTG GTGAGTCGACTCATTCCCGAGGCACAAGGAACAAAGTGTAACGAGGAGATGGAGCCAATCTTGAATACTATGTATTCTCACATCCTTCGGGTTCCTTTCCATACTTCAAAAGGCATTCTCCCTCAATGGGTTTCACGCTTTGATATCTACCCCTACCTTGAAAGATTTGCACAG GATGCTGCCTCTAAGGTGCTAGAAGTGATGGAATGTAAACCGGATCTTATATTAGGAAACTACACAGATGGTAACATTGTGGCATCTCTAATGGCTAAAAAATTTGGAGTGACACAG GGGACGATTGCACATGCATTGGAGAAGACAAAGTATGAAGACTCGGATATTAACTGGAAAAAGTTTGAAAAGAAGTACCACTTTTCATGTCAATTCACTGCAGATTTGATCTCAATGAACGCTGCTGATTTCATCATCACAAGCACTTACCAAGAAATTGCAGGAAG TAATAAAAGGCCGGGACAGTATGAGACACATGCAGCTTTTACGATGCCAGGACTTTGTAGAGTTGTATCGGGAATCAATGTGTTCGATCCAAAGTTCAACATAGCTTCACCCGGTGCAGAACAATCGGTTTATTTTCCAATCACAGAAAAAGAAAAACGATTAACTTCCTTTCATCCCGCAATTGAAGAACTACTTTTCAACAAAGAAGACAACAATGAGCATAT GGGATATTTGGTGGACCGAACAAAACCGATAATATTTTCAATGGCGAGGCTCGATACAGTGAAGAATATAACGGGATTAACCGAGTGGTTCGGGAAGAATAAACGACTCAGAAGTCTTGTAAACTTGGTTGTTGTTGCAGGCTTTTTTGATCCATCAAAATCAAAAGATAGAGAAGAAATGGCGGAAATCAAGAAAATGCATGAATTGATCGAGAAATATAAACTTAAAGGCCAAATGAGATGGATAGCGGCTCAAAATGATAGGACCCGTAATGGGGAACTATATCGGTGTATTGCTGATACTAAAGGGGCTTTTGTGCAGCCCGCGTTGTATGAAGCTTTTGGGCTGACAGTTATTGAAGCAATGAATTGTGGGCTCCCGACTTTTGTGACAAACCAAGGTGGGCCCGCAGAAATTGTGGTTGATGGGGTTTCAGGGTTTCATATTGACCCGAATAATGGAGATGAATCGAGTGAAAAGATTGCTGATTTTTTTACCAAGTGTAAAGTAGATGTTGAGTATTGGGATCAGTTGTCTCAAGCTGGACTTCAACGAATTTACGAGTG CTACACATGGAAGATCTATGCTAACAAGGTGTTGAACATGGGGTCGATGTATGGCTTTTGGAAGCAACTAAACAAAGAGAATAAGCAAGTGAAGCAGCGATACATTGACATCTTGTACGATTTACAGTTCAAGAAGTTG GCAAAAACCATTGAGATCCCAAACATCACAACACCGGTCAAAACCGAACCAACAAAACAAAGACAACAACCCAAAACCGATGCACCCAATGAACCACCAACCGTGGTGGCTCAAGAACCGGTGCACCCACCACGGACAATGTCAAGTTCAAGGTCAATGCGTTTGAGTTCAATGACCAATGCAGGAAAACCATTGCTTGTTTTTGTATCTGTGTTGATTGTTGTGTATGCATCAAAAAATCTGTATAGGTATTTCAAATAG
- the LOC111885090 gene encoding probable E3 ubiquitin-protein ligase HIP1 isoform X1 — translation MDSYSAKRAVNWVSALRKGSGPSTRDTNGTRDEPEPIQFCNRIGCSGRLNHTKHTPNQILSSPKRPSSRSSNIKEVATNVKKPLHESKKKLSSKPEIEQLKTSATNHKSKSKGTESNGRTNGQKSGVANYDAQIGSSRRNTVKKRSTEGETSSSRGKKMSEPLSVRTRRSVNLNGNNQSVVQSNGETSSDGSNHHGLSSMMTAGYNVDAIANVLLALERIDQDEGLTYEQILSFDGNSFVGGFNLYDQHRDMRLDIDNMSYEELLALEEEMGIVSTALSEEELSKCLKISIYEPLQIKESRTKISWCLDESKCSICQEEFIAGDEIGRMGCNHGYHAVCVNQWLQLKNWCPVCKASAKP, via the exons ATGGATTCATACTCTGCTAAACGAGCTGTTAACTGGGTTAGTGCCCTTAGAAAGGGATCAGGTCCTTCTACACGAGATACTAATGGCACTAGAGATGAACCTGAACCTATTCAATTCTGCAATCGAATTGGATGCAGTGGCAGATTAAACCATACCAAACATACGCCAAATCAAATCTTAAGCAGCCCTAAAAGGCCTTCCTCTCGATCTTCAAACATCAAGGAAGTAGCGACAAACGTGAAGAAACCTCTCCACGAATCCAAGAAGAAGCTATCTTCTAAACCTGAAATTGAACAACTTAAAACTTCAGCAACTAATCATAAGTCAAAATCCAAAGGCACCGAGTCTAATGGTAGAACAAATGGTCAAAAATCTGGTGTTGCAAACTATGATGCTCAAATTGGTTCGAGTAGGAGAAATACAGTAAAGAAAAGATCTACTGAAGGAGAAACAAGTTCATCTAGAGGCAAGAAGATGAGTGAACCATTATCTGTAAGAACTCGGAGGTCTGTGAACCTAAATGGAAACAATCAGTCTGTGGTTCAGTCTAAtggtgaaacttcatcagatggTTCCAACCATCATGGCTTATCTAGCATGATGACTGCTGGATACAATGTTGATGCCATTGCAAAT GTATTACTGGCACTTGAGAGAATCGATCAAGATGAGGGGTTAACATATGAG CAAATTCTATCATTTGATGGAAATTCATTTGTTGGTGGCTTCAATTTGTATGATCAACATAGGGACATGAGACTAGACATTGATAACATGTCCTATGAG GAACTATTAGCATTAGAGGAGGAAATGGGTATAGTGAGCACAGCATTATCTGAAGAGGAAttatcaaaatgccttaaaatTAGCATATATGAACCATTGCAAATTAAGGAGTCAAGAACAAAAATCAGTTGGTGTTTGGATGAATCAAAATGCAGCATCTGTCAG GAGGAGTTCATAGCAGGAGATGAAATAGGAAGAATGGGATGTAATCATGGTTACCATGCTGTGTGTGTAAACCAGTGGCTGCAGTTAAAGAACTGGTGCCCTGTTTGCAAGGCCTCTGCTAAACCATGA
- the LOC111885090 gene encoding uncharacterized protein LOC111885090 isoform X2, giving the protein MDSYSAKRAVNWVSALRKGSGPSTRDTNGTRDEPEPIQFCNRIGCSGRLNHTKHTPNQILSSPKRPSSRSSNIKEVATNVKKPLHESKKKLSSKPEIEQLKTSATNHKSKSKGTESNGRTNGQKSGVANYDAQIGSSRRNTVKKRSTEGETSSSRGKKMSEPLSVRTRRSVNLNGNNQSVVQSNGETSSDGSNHHGLSSMMTAGYNVDAIANVLLALERIDQDEGLTYEELLALEEEMGIVSTALSEEELSKCLKISIYEPLQIKESRTKISWCLDESKCSICQEEFIAGDEIGRMGCNHGYHAVCVNQWLQLKNWCPVCKASAKP; this is encoded by the exons ATGGATTCATACTCTGCTAAACGAGCTGTTAACTGGGTTAGTGCCCTTAGAAAGGGATCAGGTCCTTCTACACGAGATACTAATGGCACTAGAGATGAACCTGAACCTATTCAATTCTGCAATCGAATTGGATGCAGTGGCAGATTAAACCATACCAAACATACGCCAAATCAAATCTTAAGCAGCCCTAAAAGGCCTTCCTCTCGATCTTCAAACATCAAGGAAGTAGCGACAAACGTGAAGAAACCTCTCCACGAATCCAAGAAGAAGCTATCTTCTAAACCTGAAATTGAACAACTTAAAACTTCAGCAACTAATCATAAGTCAAAATCCAAAGGCACCGAGTCTAATGGTAGAACAAATGGTCAAAAATCTGGTGTTGCAAACTATGATGCTCAAATTGGTTCGAGTAGGAGAAATACAGTAAAGAAAAGATCTACTGAAGGAGAAACAAGTTCATCTAGAGGCAAGAAGATGAGTGAACCATTATCTGTAAGAACTCGGAGGTCTGTGAACCTAAATGGAAACAATCAGTCTGTGGTTCAGTCTAAtggtgaaacttcatcagatggTTCCAACCATCATGGCTTATCTAGCATGATGACTGCTGGATACAATGTTGATGCCATTGCAAAT GTATTACTGGCACTTGAGAGAATCGATCAAGATGAGGGGTTAACATATGAG GAACTATTAGCATTAGAGGAGGAAATGGGTATAGTGAGCACAGCATTATCTGAAGAGGAAttatcaaaatgccttaaaatTAGCATATATGAACCATTGCAAATTAAGGAGTCAAGAACAAAAATCAGTTGGTGTTTGGATGAATCAAAATGCAGCATCTGTCAG GAGGAGTTCATAGCAGGAGATGAAATAGGAAGAATGGGATGTAATCATGGTTACCATGCTGTGTGTGTAAACCAGTGGCTGCAGTTAAAGAACTGGTGCCCTGTTTGCAAGGCCTCTGCTAAACCATGA